DNA from Hyalangium minutum:
CTACCCACGGATGGACAAGATCCACGTGGCGAGCAAGCAGGTGGCGGTAGCGGTCATCCGCCAGGCCCAGAAGGAGGGCGTGGCCGCGGAGCAACTGCCGGAGGATCTGGAGGCACACCTCGAGGCGCGCATGTGGCGCCCCGAGTTCCTCCCCATCCGCAAGGGCCGTGGCGGCTGAGCCTCCTCAGCTCACCCCCACGCCCGGATAGGGAATGGACGAGGGCTGCGGCTCGATGACGCGGCCCTCGTGGTGATGGCCCGGCGTCTTCGCGGGGCCCTCAGAGGGCCGCATCGGTGGAACGCTCGGGGCGCGCTCGTCGTCCTCCGTGTTCGCGGTGCGGCCCGGGTGCGGCTTCTCGGGGGTGGGAATGTGCAGCACGTCCTTCTTGCTCATGGCCAGCCTCCAGGTGCTCTTTCGTCTCCTCCAAAAGTGGTGAGCCCTCGGTTGGCCAGGTACCCTCTCCAGGAGAGCGCGGACGCCCCGCTTGCATGGCAGGCGGGAGAGCGCTCCATCCCTTGAAACGAAGACTCCCGCACGCCAGCGCCCAAAGGCACTGGCGCGCGGGAGAGGCGAGGGGCGCCTAGTACTTCTTCGTGTTGCCCGGATCCATCTTGTTCTGGGTGCCGATGTCCTGGGAACCCTTGTGGGTGTCACCCGCGCCGCCGGTCCCCGAGTCCATGGGCTTCATGCTGCCCGAGCCGCCCACGCCCGTGCCCGCGCCCGGACCGATCCGGCCGAGCAGCGTATAGGCCTGCTGCCGGTGCTGGGTGACAGGGGTGATCAGGTCCTGGAGCAGCGGGGTCAGCGAGGCGTCCGTCGTGCCCTGCTTGGCCGCCATCAGCTGGCCGAGCGCCTCGTCGTGGCCCCCCACCATGATCGCCAGGAAACACGAGTCGAACGGGGTGCCCTTGAGCGCCTGGAGCTTCTCCATGTTGGCCTTGTGAGCCGCCATGGACTTGCGCTCCACGTCGTTCATCGGCTGGGGCTCGGCCAGCTTGAGGCCCTTCTGCTGCGCGTAGCTCATCACCTTCTGGTCCGCCGCGGTGTGGTCCTTCACCAGCGTCTCACCGTAGGACTTCACGTCCGGGCTCTGGGCGTTCTGCTGCGCCAGCTGGCCCAGCTTGATCTCCGCCTGGTTCACGTGGTGCAGCCGCTCGAGCATCGCCTTCTCGTCGGCTGGGATCATGAATCCCGTGTGCTCCAGCATGCCGTCTTTGGCCA
Protein-coding regions in this window:
- a CDS encoding DUF4142 domain-containing protein, whose protein sequence is MKRTIQGLLLAGSLVLGGTALAQSTTQATPGVNPGSQGVNRGSQGIPQGQAMKGKSMAKDGMLEHTGFMIPADEKAMLERLHHVNQAEIKLGQLAQQNAQSPDVKSYGETLVKDHTAADQKVMSYAQQKGLKLAEPQPMNDVERKSMAAHKANMEKLQALKGTPFDSCFLAIMVGGHDEALGQLMAAKQGTTDASLTPLLQDLITPVTQHRQQAYTLLGRIGPGAGTGVGGSGSMKPMDSGTGGAGDTHKGSQDIGTQNKMDPGNTKKY